The following proteins are encoded in a genomic region of Herminiimonas arsenicoxydans:
- a CDS encoding conserved hypothetical protein; putative membrane protein (Evidence 4 : Homologs of previously reported genes of unknown function), translating to MADASHIAGEYHLQMQTPLRFSFSGSGSEYFRIWIVNLLLSIVTLGIYSAWAKVRRSKYFYNSTSVAGSSFEYHGNPVAILKGRIVAVIMIVIYNLAFEMSGLTGLLIIIAMALLAPWLIWKSLQFKLYNSSYRGIRFGFAGTLSRVYTVYLAFPILAALTLSLLLPFAHQRMKKFQHEESRFGASHFSFTGTVGSFYKAYLLVFIIWLAGCIAISLALGGTLFSMIAAGGMSHIESGSAGMLAITVFILALYVWMFLIFPIFATLIQNLIWNNTRLDQHQFHSNMKWGTMAFIAVTNIIAIICTLGLFLPFAQIRAMRYRVQSMSLTPDGSLDHFIAATQAQVSATGEGVADLLDFDLSL from the coding sequence ATGGCGGATGCTTCTCACATAGCAGGCGAATATCATCTACAAATGCAGACTCCTCTGCGCTTTTCATTCAGCGGTAGCGGCAGTGAATATTTCCGCATCTGGATCGTTAACCTGTTGCTCTCGATCGTGACCCTGGGTATTTATTCTGCATGGGCCAAAGTACGCCGCAGCAAGTATTTTTATAACAGCACCAGTGTTGCCGGCTCCAGCTTTGAATACCATGGCAATCCTGTTGCGATTCTGAAAGGACGCATAGTCGCCGTCATTATGATTGTGATTTACAACCTGGCATTTGAAATGTCGGGATTGACAGGTTTGCTGATAATCATTGCAATGGCGCTGCTTGCACCCTGGCTGATATGGAAAAGCCTCCAGTTCAAACTGTACAACTCAAGTTATCGCGGCATCCGCTTCGGCTTTGCCGGAACGCTGAGCCGTGTTTACACGGTGTATCTTGCCTTCCCGATTCTGGCCGCTCTTACCCTGTCACTGCTGCTGCCTTTTGCCCACCAGCGGATGAAGAAATTTCAGCATGAAGAGAGCCGTTTCGGCGCCAGCCATTTTTCATTTACCGGAACGGTCGGCAGTTTCTACAAGGCGTATCTGCTGGTTTTCATCATCTGGCTGGCCGGCTGCATTGCGATTTCCCTGGCACTGGGCGGCACCTTGTTCAGCATGATTGCTGCAGGTGGCATGAGCCATATCGAATCCGGCAGCGCCGGCATGCTGGCGATAACGGTTTTTATACTTGCGCTGTATGTCTGGATGTTTCTGATCTTCCCGATTTTTGCGACACTGATCCAAAACCTGATCTGGAACAACACACGGCTCGATCAGCATCAATTTCACAGCAACATGAAATGGGGCACGATGGCATTCATTGCAGTGACCAATATCATCGCGATCATCTGCACGCTGGGATTGTTCCTGCCGTTTGCGCAGATACGCGCGATGCGCTACCGGGTGCAATCGATGTCGCTGACGCCGGATGGCAGCCTGGATCACTTCATCGCAGCAACCCAGGCACAGGTCTCAGCCACGGGTGAAGGTGTCGCCGATCTGCTCGACTTCGATCTATCGCTGTAA
- a CDS encoding hypothetical protein (Evidence 5 : No homology to any previously reported sequences) has protein sequence MNSGCMVACRIWIVKLTVIVHGISENVDENFHALLLPGRRKNRMQIFDRIIFSIAGDVIGMPECMRNFACVHLIKI, from the coding sequence ATGAACAGCGGATGCATGGTTGCCTGCCGGATATGGATTGTCAAGCTGACTGTCATTGTCCATGGCATCTCGGAAAACGTCGATGAAAATTTTCATGCTTTGCTTCTTCCTGGCCGCAGGAAAAATCGCATGCAAATTTTTGATCGCATTATATTTTCAATTGCAGGCGATGTAATTGGCATGCCCGAATGCATGCGTAATTTTGCCTGTGTGCATCTGATTAAAATTTAA
- a CDS encoding Hypothetical protein (Evidence 5 : No homology to any previously reported sequences), whose protein sequence is MLRSDTLFGKRESNTPSPSLSTNSSPALSSTTGQGFNKPVSSSAGGFNSPASAHASNPSVNEVGSKLIVGPNIKLKGVEITDCDTLVVEGFVEATMDSRVIQIAKEGSFKGSAGIDIAEIHGTFDGELTVRQKLVIYATGKVSGKIRYGNVVIEEGGQLMGDVQVVGANTSMPPKGLTVAKAV, encoded by the coding sequence ATGCTTCGTTCCGACACGCTTTTTGGCAAGCGAGAATCCAATACGCCAAGTCCTTCGTTGAGCACAAACAGCTCTCCAGCGCTGTCATCAACGACGGGTCAAGGTTTTAACAAGCCAGTGTCTTCTTCTGCCGGTGGCTTCAACAGCCCGGCTTCCGCTCATGCTTCCAACCCCAGCGTGAATGAAGTCGGCAGCAAACTGATCGTCGGGCCCAACATCAAACTCAAGGGAGTGGAAATCACCGATTGCGATACATTGGTGGTGGAAGGCTTCGTTGAAGCAACGATGGATTCGCGCGTCATTCAAATCGCGAAGGAAGGTTCGTTCAAAGGCTCAGCCGGCATCGATATCGCTGAAATTCACGGCACCTTCGATGGCGAGTTGACGGTGCGTCAGAAGCTGGTGATTTATGCAACCGGCAAAGTGTCCGGCAAGATTCGTTACGGCAATGTCGTGATCGAAGAAGGCGGCCAGTTAATGGGCGATGTGCAAGTGGTGGGCGCGAATACGTCCATGCCGCCCAAGGGATTGACGGTAGCAAAAGCAGTTTAA
- the purU gene encoding Formyltetrahydrofolate deformylase (Formyl-FH(4) hydrolase) (Evidence 2b : Function of strongly homologous gene; PubMedId : 7543100, 8226647; Product type e : enzyme): MYPQYILNLSCLDQRGIVQRVSAYLAGHGCNILDSAQFGDAQSKLFFMRVHFAVEEETLTDEVLRSTFATLADTMQMDWQLHDAHKKPRMLLMVSSIGHCLNDLLFRYKSGLLPVDIPAIISNHTDFYQLAASYNIPFHHLPLATGAPESAKRMQEQRILEIVKAADIDLIVLARYMQILSPEMCAALEGRAINIHHSFLPSFKGAKPYYQAHDRGVKLIGATAHFVTGHLDEGPIIEQDVARVDHAMDPATLTAIGRDVECVVLARAVKYFVEHRILLNGHKTVVFK, from the coding sequence ATGTATCCGCAATACATACTTAATCTGTCATGTCTGGATCAGCGCGGCATAGTGCAACGTGTATCGGCTTATTTAGCCGGGCACGGTTGCAATATTCTTGATTCCGCCCAGTTTGGCGACGCGCAGTCCAAACTCTTTTTCATGCGAGTGCATTTTGCTGTCGAAGAAGAAACCCTGACCGACGAAGTATTGCGCAGCACTTTTGCCACGCTGGCCGATACGATGCAGATGGACTGGCAACTGCATGACGCGCACAAAAAACCGCGCATGCTGCTGATGGTGTCCAGTATCGGGCATTGCCTCAACGATCTGCTGTTCCGCTACAAAAGCGGTTTGCTGCCTGTCGACATTCCGGCGATCATCTCCAACCATACCGATTTTTATCAGCTGGCCGCAAGTTACAACATTCCTTTTCACCATCTGCCGCTGGCTACCGGCGCGCCGGAAAGCGCAAAGCGGATGCAGGAACAGCGCATCCTGGAAATTGTCAAAGCCGCCGACATCGATCTGATCGTGCTGGCGCGTTACATGCAGATTCTGTCGCCGGAAATGTGCGCCGCGCTGGAAGGCCGTGCGATCAATATCCATCATTCCTTCCTTCCCAGTTTCAAGGGTGCCAAGCCGTACTATCAGGCGCATGACCGTGGCGTGAAGCTGATAGGCGCGACGGCGCATTTTGTTACAGGCCATCTGGACGAAGGCCCGATCATCGAGCAGGATGTTGCGCGTGTTGATCATGCGATGGATCCTGCTACGTTGACTGCGATTGGACGCGATGTCGAATGTGTGGTGCTGGCGCGTGCGGTGAAGTATTTTGTTGAACATCGAATTTTGCTGAATGGGCATAAGACGGTGGTGTTCAAGTAG
- a CDS encoding hypothetical protein (Evidence 5 : No homology to any previously reported sequences) codes for MLECFFFDETQLPGVARRLLTFLASPRKVSKRRRPHSRCPSGSRLCRAKNGKRAELASLAGRPAACKRLPFSRHGAVLRETPASPQTTPISLSIFCTAQTAASQRKEQARLTYSIAEPNMLMRVMERTLFKSKKTLADYSAPVHQAPDAAGEEACRPAVTMPVMLCRKWIKK; via the coding sequence ATGTTGGAATGTTTTTTCTTCGATGAGACTCAGTTGCCGGGGGTAGCCCGGCGGCTACTCACTTTTCTTGCTTCGCCAAGAAAAGTAAGCAAAAGAAGGCGACCGCACAGCCGCTGCCCTTCGGGTTCCCGTTTATGCCGTGCAAAAAATGGGAAACGGGCGGAACTCGCTTCCCTTGCAGGGCGCCCCGCCGCTTGCAAGCGGCTACCGTTCAGCAGGCACGGAGCAGTGCTCCGCGAAACCCCTGCCTCACCTCAGACAACGCCCATTTCTCTTTCCATTTTCTGCACGGCACAAACGGCAGCGTCACAGCGGAAGGAGCAGGCCCGGCTCACCTACAGCATTGCCGAACCCAATATGCTGATGAGAGTAATGGAGCGCACTCTTTTTAAGAGCAAAAAAACATTGGCTGATTATTCAGCGCCCGTGCATCAAGCGCCCGATGCCGCAGGCGAGGAAGCGTGCCGTCCCGCTGTGACGATGCCAGTGATGCTCTGCCGAAAATGGATCAAGAAGTGA
- a CDS encoding Carboxylesterase (Evidence 2b : Function of strongly homologous gene; Product type e : enzyme): MTLKTVELATTPNPTVSIIWMHGLGADGNDFVPIVKELDLTGCPGIRFVFPHAPMLEVTINGGRMMPAWYDISATEFGRDDDEKSVRDSQVDINALIDREKERGIAADKILIAGFSQGCAMTFQTALRHPEKLGGLLCLSGYLPLEDSFEAERSAANQHTPIFYCHGRDDQVIPITRAQQTLALLQKHGYEVEWHEYDMPHSVCMEEIIDLSNFLKRVLA; encoded by the coding sequence ATGACTCTGAAAACCGTCGAACTCGCCACCACCCCTAACCCCACCGTTTCCATCATCTGGATGCATGGCCTGGGTGCCGACGGCAATGACTTCGTTCCTATCGTCAAGGAACTGGACCTGACAGGCTGCCCTGGCATCCGCTTCGTATTCCCGCATGCACCCATGCTGGAAGTCACCATCAATGGCGGCCGCATGATGCCGGCCTGGTACGACATCTCGGCGACTGAGTTCGGCCGCGACGACGACGAAAAAAGCGTACGCGATTCGCAAGTCGACATCAATGCATTGATAGACCGTGAAAAGGAACGCGGCATCGCCGCCGATAAAATCCTGATCGCCGGTTTCTCGCAAGGTTGCGCAATGACATTCCAGACCGCGCTGCGTCACCCGGAAAAACTCGGCGGTCTGCTGTGTTTGTCCGGTTACCTGCCGCTGGAAGATTCATTTGAAGCGGAACGCAGCGCCGCCAATCAGCACACGCCTATTTTCTACTGCCACGGCCGCGACGATCAGGTGATTCCAATCACGCGCGCGCAGCAAACGCTGGCCTTGCTGCAAAAGCACGGCTACGAAGTTGAATGGCATGAATACGATATGCCGCACTCGGTGTGCATGGAAGAGATCATTGATCTCAGCAATTTCCTGAAACGTGTATTGGCTTGA
- the mog gene encoding Molybdopterin biosynthesis mog protein (Evidence 2a : Function of homologous gene experimentally demonstrated in an other organism; PubMedId : 10636880; Product type e : enzyme) gives MSKKSNPDELKIGLVSISDRASSGVYEDQGIPALQAWFSAALSSAWTMETRLIPDEQAAIEKALIELVDVEHCDLVITTGGTGPARRDVTPEATIAVGTKEMPGFGEQMRQISLHFVPTAILSRQVTVIRETEGHAALIMNLPGQPKSIKETLEGLKDADGKQLVGGIFAAVPYCIDLMGGPYVETNEAVCKAWRPKHAIRPPAEK, from the coding sequence ATGTCGAAGAAGAGTAATCCTGACGAATTGAAAATCGGCCTGGTGTCGATTTCCGACCGCGCCTCCAGCGGCGTATATGAAGACCAGGGCATTCCTGCCTTGCAGGCCTGGTTCAGTGCCGCGCTCAGCAGTGCATGGACGATGGAAACGCGCCTGATCCCGGATGAACAGGCTGCCATTGAAAAAGCGCTGATCGAACTGGTCGACGTCGAGCACTGCGATCTGGTCATCACCACCGGCGGCACCGGCCCGGCCCGGCGCGACGTAACGCCCGAAGCCACCATCGCTGTCGGCACCAAGGAAATGCCCGGCTTCGGCGAACAGATGCGTCAGATCAGTCTGCACTTCGTACCGACCGCGATTCTGTCGCGCCAGGTCACCGTAATCCGCGAAACGGAAGGTCACGCTGCATTGATCATGAACCTGCCCGGCCAGCCGAAATCCATCAAGGAAACGCTGGAAGGCTTGAAAGATGCAGACGGCAAGCAGCTCGTCGGCGGCATTTTTGCTGCGGTTCCTTACTGCATAGACCTGATGGGCGGCCCCTACGTTGAAACCAATGAAGCCGTCTGCAAGGCATGGCGCCCGAAACATGCAATCCGTCCGCCTGCAGAAAAATAA
- a CDS encoding conserved hypothetical protein (Evidence 4 : Homologs of previously reported genes of unknown function), with protein sequence MPNPNRGSCGFKSTEFEQEYERPSKSELKRQMTALQKLGEELIAEPRDRVKRVPMPEDVREAILECQLIKDHEGRRRQTQYVGKKMRTLEEHEIAAIQKMLDSWKGASKSETAALHAIERKRDKLLADDKALTVLLEENPQLDAQQLRTLIRNARKEQAESKPPKAYREIFQILKSLQAPAAQDDNEEDDVEEE encoded by the coding sequence ATGCCAAATCCCAACCGAGGCTCCTGCGGCTTCAAGTCCACCGAATTCGAGCAGGAATACGAGCGCCCGTCCAAATCCGAGCTCAAACGCCAGATGACCGCTCTGCAAAAGCTTGGAGAGGAACTGATTGCCGAACCGCGCGATCGCGTCAAGCGCGTGCCTATGCCGGAAGATGTGCGCGAAGCCATCCTCGAATGCCAGTTGATCAAGGATCACGAAGGCCGCCGCCGCCAGACGCAATACGTGGGCAAAAAAATGCGTACGCTGGAAGAACACGAAATCGCTGCCATCCAGAAAATGCTCGACAGCTGGAAAGGCGCATCCAAGTCCGAAACCGCAGCGCTGCATGCGATCGAACGCAAGCGCGACAAACTGCTGGCCGACGATAAGGCCCTGACCGTTTTGCTGGAAGAGAATCCGCAACTGGATGCACAACAACTGCGCACGCTGATACGCAATGCGCGCAAGGAACAAGCCGAAAGCAAACCGCCAAAAGCGTATCGCGAAATTTTCCAGATTTTGAAATCCCTGCAGGCTCCGGCTGCACAAGACGACAATGAGGAAGACGATGTCGAAGAAGAGTAA
- a CDS encoding RNA-directed DNA polymerase (Evidence 2b : Function of strongly homologous gene; Product type e : enzyme), which produces MKVIDSNQIDSASSHVPTDWAAINWHLVQKNVRVMQIRLAKATQEGNWRRVKSLQRWLTHSFSAKALAVKRVTENQGKRTAGVDQVLWDSPPQKYAAIAQLKKQRYRPLPLRRVHIPKSNGKMRPLGIPTMRDRAMQALHLLALDPVLETVSDPNSYGFRKNRCTADAMSQIFVKMSQKVSAEWVLDADIEGFFDNINHDWMIDNICMDKSILMKWLKAGVVDRKQLLATTAGTPQGGIISPALANWTLNGLETELIAHLGAKLGKSKIKGLKVGVIRYADDFVVTGASQEFLEAEVRPWIEAFLAQRGLRLSAAKTKIVHIDEGFDFLGWNFRKYSGKLLIKPSKKNVKTFYEKLRNVVSDNLGAKQVNLIGLLNPMLRGWSQYHSPVVAKETFSRIDHLLFWRLMRWAKRRHPKKNADWIRQRYWRSIGERNWVFAADTLTKDGDKGVMQMYSLPGTPIVRHKKIKGAYNPYDPEDEMYGETLRQERMLKNMSYRMEWAKLYADQRGRCAHCGHEMDMDTGWHDHHIEYRVEGGSDALGNRVLLHPNCHTQVHTLGLKVVKPVPE; this is translated from the coding sequence ATGAAAGTAATCGATAGCAATCAGATCGATTCTGCGTCCTCGCACGTTCCAACAGACTGGGCCGCCATTAATTGGCATCTGGTTCAAAAGAACGTGAGAGTCATGCAGATTCGTCTAGCGAAGGCAACACAGGAAGGCAATTGGCGCAGGGTGAAATCCTTGCAACGATGGCTAACCCATTCGTTCAGTGCGAAAGCACTAGCAGTTAAACGAGTGACTGAAAATCAAGGCAAACGAACGGCAGGTGTGGATCAGGTTTTATGGGATTCTCCACCGCAGAAATACGCTGCGATTGCACAGTTGAAAAAGCAAAGGTATCGACCTCTGCCATTACGGAGAGTCCACATTCCAAAATCAAATGGGAAGATGCGCCCTCTGGGCATACCGACCATGCGAGACCGGGCCATGCAAGCTTTGCATTTGCTTGCACTGGATCCGGTTCTGGAAACAGTGAGTGATCCGAACTCTTACGGGTTCCGTAAAAATCGCTGTACTGCCGATGCAATGTCTCAAATATTCGTAAAAATGTCCCAGAAGGTTTCGGCTGAATGGGTATTAGACGCGGACATCGAGGGATTTTTCGACAACATCAACCACGACTGGATGATCGACAACATCTGTATGGACAAGTCGATACTAATGAAATGGTTGAAAGCCGGGGTAGTCGACCGGAAGCAATTGCTGGCTACCACAGCAGGGACACCGCAGGGAGGCATCATTTCCCCTGCATTGGCAAACTGGACGCTGAATGGATTGGAGACGGAACTAATAGCGCATCTCGGTGCAAAGTTGGGGAAATCAAAAATCAAGGGACTGAAAGTAGGTGTGATTCGATACGCGGACGATTTCGTTGTAACGGGAGCTTCGCAAGAGTTCCTTGAAGCCGAAGTCCGGCCATGGATAGAAGCGTTCCTCGCACAACGAGGATTGCGACTATCAGCAGCCAAAACCAAGATCGTGCACATCGACGAAGGTTTCGACTTCCTCGGGTGGAATTTCCGTAAGTACTCGGGAAAACTGCTCATTAAGCCGAGTAAGAAAAACGTGAAAACGTTTTATGAAAAGCTGAGGAACGTCGTCAGTGACAATCTCGGAGCAAAGCAGGTCAATCTGATTGGCCTGTTGAATCCGATGCTACGGGGCTGGTCGCAATATCACAGTCCCGTGGTTGCCAAGGAAACGTTCTCGCGCATTGACCACCTGCTGTTCTGGAGGTTGATGCGGTGGGCCAAGCGTAGGCATCCGAAGAAAAACGCAGATTGGATTCGCCAGAGGTATTGGCGGTCAATAGGTGAGCGGAACTGGGTGTTTGCAGCGGATACACTGACGAAAGACGGTGATAAAGGTGTGATGCAAATGTACTCTTTACCGGGTACGCCGATAGTGCGACACAAGAAAATCAAAGGGGCTTACAACCCCTATGACCCTGAAGATGAAATGTATGGTGAAACTCTCCGTCAGGAACGCATGTTGAAGAACATGAGTTACAGGATGGAATGGGCTAAACTATATGCCGATCAAAGGGGACGATGTGCGCATTGCGGGCACGAGATGGATATGGACACTGGCTGGCATGACCACCACATTGAATATCGTGTGGAGGGTGGCTCAGATGCTCTTGGAAATCGCGTACTCTTGCACCCTAATTGCCATACCCAAGTTCATACGCTTGGTTTGAAAGTTGTTAAGCCGGTTCCTGAATAG
- the pmbA gene encoding Protein pmbA (Protein tldE) (Evidence 2a : Function of homologous gene experimentally demonstrated in an other organism; Product type e : enzyme) gives MSDSVFIHSQDQLKQLAQDVLRYAKEKGASNAAVEISEGSGLSVSVRKGGVETIEQNKDKGMGVTVYLGEERHIRRGNASTSDFSQKALKDTVEAAYNIARFTAEDDCAGLPDEDMLERNPRDLQLCYPWLISTEEAVELAKRGEAAAFAVDKRITNSEGASVYAQQSHFVSANSRGFIGGYPYSRHTISVAPIAGKGSNMQRDDWYSSMRDPARLAAPETIGRYAAQRALARLNARKLDTRKCPVLFEAPLAAGLLGAFVQAVSGGALYRKSTFLLDSLGKSAFASHVQITEDPHVIGAVGSSPFDEEGVKTSRREVVKDGVVQGYFLSTYSARKLGMQTTGNAGGSHNLTMTSSLTQPTDDFKAMLKKLDTGLLVTELMGQGVNYVTGDYSRGASGFWVEKGVIQYPVEEITIAGNMKDIFMQVVAIGADTLMRGTKNTGSILIENMVVAGG, from the coding sequence ATGAGCGATTCAGTGTTTATACATAGTCAAGATCAGTTAAAGCAACTTGCACAGGATGTGTTGCGTTACGCAAAAGAAAAAGGCGCATCCAATGCAGCTGTGGAGATCAGCGAAGGCAGCGGTTTGTCGGTTTCAGTACGCAAGGGCGGCGTGGAAACGATAGAACAAAACAAAGACAAGGGCATGGGCGTCACGGTTTATCTGGGCGAAGAACGCCATATCCGTCGCGGTAATGCGAGTACCTCGGATTTTTCGCAAAAAGCCTTGAAGGATACGGTCGAGGCGGCGTACAACATTGCAAGATTCACGGCAGAAGACGATTGTGCCGGTTTGCCGGATGAAGACATGCTGGAACGCAATCCGCGTGATTTGCAACTGTGTTATCCATGGCTGATTTCGACGGAAGAAGCGGTCGAGCTGGCCAAGCGCGGCGAAGCGGCTGCCTTCGCAGTCGACAAACGCATTACCAATAGTGAAGGCGCCAGTGTCTACGCTCAGCAATCACATTTCGTGTCTGCCAATTCGCGCGGCTTTATCGGTGGTTATCCCTACTCGCGTCATACCATTTCGGTGGCGCCGATTGCCGGCAAAGGCAGCAATATGCAACGCGACGACTGGTATTCATCGATGCGGGATCCAGCCAGACTGGCAGCACCGGAAACCATCGGGCGTTATGCCGCGCAACGTGCACTGGCACGCTTGAACGCACGCAAGCTCGATACGCGCAAATGCCCGGTTCTGTTTGAAGCGCCGCTGGCGGCTGGCCTGCTCGGCGCATTCGTGCAGGCCGTATCTGGTGGCGCGCTGTATCGCAAATCCACCTTCCTGCTCGATTCGCTCGGCAAATCTGCATTCGCATCGCATGTGCAAATTACGGAAGATCCGCACGTCATCGGCGCGGTAGGTTCCTCGCCGTTCGATGAGGAAGGCGTAAAAACCAGCCGCCGCGAGGTGGTGAAGGACGGCGTGGTGCAGGGATATTTTCTATCGACTTATTCCGCACGTAAACTCGGCATGCAAACCACCGGTAATGCAGGCGGTTCGCATAACCTGACGATGACATCTTCGCTGACGCAGCCGACAGATGATTTCAAGGCCATGCTGAAAAAACTCGACACCGGTTTGCTGGTGACCGAGCTGATGGGACAGGGCGTGAATTACGTGACCGGCGATTACTCGCGTGGCGCCTCCGGTTTCTGGGTGGAAAAGGGTGTAATCCAGTATCCGGTGGAGGAAATCACGATTGCCGGCAACATGAAAGATATTTTCATGCAGGTAGTCGCAATCGGCGCCGATACGCTGATGCGCGGAACGAAAAATACGGGTTCGATATTGATTGAAAATATGGTGGTTGCTGGTGGTTAA
- a CDS encoding putative TRAP dicarboxylate transporter-DctP subunit (Evidence 3 : Function proposed based on presence of conserved amino acid motif, structural feature or limited homology; Product type pt : putative transporter), whose amino-acid sequence MFNRSLVVNQSGDKMERRSFLKKAAVGASVGAVAVPSFAQANPTINWRLASSFPKSLDTIYGASDVFTKRVSQLTDGKFNIRPFAGGEIVPALQVMDAVQAGTVEMGHSASYYYFGKDPTFAFDAVVPFGLTSRQQTAWFDQGGGRELTRAFFKDYGIVNFMGGNTGTQMGGWFRKEIKEVKDLNGLKMRIGGFAGRVMQKLGVVPQQIAGGDIYPALEKGTIDAAEWIGPYDDEKLGFNKVAPFYYTPGWWEPSLQLSFYIGIKEWEKLPKQYQAAVEAASYEAHVVMQAEYDARNPAALARLLKNGVKLRQFSKPIMEACYKAAVETMDEEAGKNAKFKKIYEPWKRFRQDQNQWASVAEAPIQNFMIGRK is encoded by the coding sequence ATGTTTAATAGAAGTCTTGTCGTTAACCAATCAGGAGACAAAATGGAACGTCGTTCATTTCTCAAGAAAGCAGCAGTAGGCGCGTCGGTAGGTGCCGTTGCCGTGCCTTCTTTTGCGCAAGCCAACCCAACAATCAATTGGCGTTTGGCGTCCAGCTTCCCTAAATCGCTTGATACGATTTACGGCGCGTCGGACGTGTTCACCAAACGTGTTTCTCAACTGACCGACGGTAAATTCAATATCCGTCCTTTCGCCGGCGGTGAAATTGTTCCTGCGTTGCAGGTGATGGATGCTGTGCAGGCGGGTACGGTTGAAATGGGTCATAGTGCTTCTTACTATTACTTCGGTAAGGATCCTACATTCGCATTCGATGCAGTCGTGCCTTTCGGCCTGACCTCGCGTCAGCAAACCGCATGGTTCGATCAAGGCGGCGGTCGTGAATTGACACGTGCTTTCTTCAAGGATTACGGCATTGTCAACTTCATGGGCGGCAATACCGGTACCCAGATGGGTGGCTGGTTCCGTAAGGAGATCAAGGAAGTAAAAGATCTGAATGGTTTGAAAATGCGTATCGGCGGTTTCGCCGGCCGCGTCATGCAAAAACTCGGCGTCGTGCCGCAACAGATCGCTGGCGGTGATATTTATCCTGCGCTGGAAAAAGGCACGATCGATGCAGCGGAATGGATCGGACCTTACGATGACGAGAAACTCGGCTTCAACAAGGTTGCACCGTTCTACTACACCCCAGGTTGGTGGGAACCAAGTCTGCAACTGTCGTTCTACATCGGCATCAAGGAATGGGAAAAACTGCCCAAGCAGTATCAGGCAGCCGTTGAAGCCGCATCGTATGAAGCACACGTCGTCATGCAAGCAGAATACGATGCACGCAACCCGGCCGCATTGGCACGCTTGCTGAAAAACGGCGTCAAGCTGCGTCAGTTCTCCAAGCCGATCATGGAAGCCTGCTACAAGGCTGCCGTGGAAACGATGGATGAAGAAGCCGGCAAAAATGCCAAGTTCAAGAAGATCTACGAACCATGGAAACGTTTCCGTCAGGATCAGAACCAATGGGCTTCGGTTGCTGAGGCACCGATCCAGAACTTCATGATCGGTCGCAAATAA